The Paraburkholderia sp. PREW-6R genomic interval GCGCGCCTGCTCGGTGTGCCAGGCCAGCGCGAAGTGATTCGCGACCGGCTGGGCCGTGTGGTATCGGAAACGCGCCCGCTCGTGCCCGCGCAAAACGGCGCAACCATCCAGTTGACGATCGACCGGCGCATCCAGCAGCTCGCTTATGCACAATTGAAGGACGCCGTCGCGAAACATCACGCCGAAGCCGGCAGCGTCGTCGTGCTCGACGCGCGCAATGGCGAGATTCTCGCGCTGGCCAACTATCCGAGCTTCGACCCGAACGACCGCGCGCGTCTCACAGGGCGGCAGCTGCGCAATCGCGCGGTGGTGGACACTTTCGAACCTGGCTCGACGATCAAACCAGTGGTGGCCGCGCTCTCTATCGACGAAGGCAAGGTGCGCCCGCAGAGCATCATCGATACGGCGCCTGGCTGGTACAGGATCGGCCCGGCCGTCATTCACGACACGTCGAATCACGGCGCGATGACGGTGGCCGAGGCCGTGCAGAAGTCGAGCAATGTCGCATTCGCCAAGCTCGCACTGAACCTGCCGGCCGAGACGATCTGGACCAAGTATCGGCAATACGGTCTTGGCTTGCGGCCCGAGTTGACCTTTCCCGGCGTGGCGTCGGGCAAAGTGCGTCCGTATCAACGCTGGCGGCCAATCGAACAGGCGACGATGGCGTACGGTTATGGGCTCTCCACGTCGTTGCTGCAGATCGCACAGGCGTACACAGCCTACGCGCGCGACGGCACGATGCATCACGTGAGGCTGCTGCACGATGACGCAGGCGAGAACATCGACACATTCACCACCTATACAGACAAGCCGGCCAACACGCAGGTGACCACGCCGTCGACAGCACGCGCTATCCGTTCCATGCTGGAAATGGCAACGGGCGTCGGCGGCACGGGACGCGCGGCCGCGGTGGAAGGTTACCGCGTGGGCGGCAAGACCGGCACCGCGCGCAAGCAGGTCGGCGCGACGTACGCGAAGAACCGCTATCGCGCGCTCTTCGTCGGAATGGCGCCGATGAGCGACCCGCGCCTGATCGTCGCCGTGATGATCGACGACCCGGCCGGCCAGGCGTACTACGGCGGAACGGTAGCCGGTCCGGTATTCAGCGGCGTAACGGGCGGCGCGTTGCAGTTGCTGGGCGTGCCGCCAGATGCGTGACATATCGATGCGCGGACCCATTGCCTCTCTTCCACTCATGCGCTTTGTTTTTGCGCGCTTGCCTTAAGGGGCTTTTCTTCACGCGCTTGTCTCCACGCGCTTGTCTTAACGCGCTTGCTTCTGCGTGCCTGCTTTTCCGTGCCTGCTTTTCCGTGCCTGCTTTTCCGTGCTTTTTTACCGCGCTCTACTTTCATGCCGCGCTTTTCGCACTCTTAAGTCTCGCTTAATTCTTTGCTGCAACCATGAGGCACGACATCCCCTGTTGAGCCGCCAGAACATCGGCGGCGCTTTTTTTCAGGATGTTGCCGACGCCCCCGAAGATACGCTGCACGCTGCGAAGAAGGAGGTCAAACCATGGTTGAAGACGCGGTGTTCGAGCATCTGCGCGCCATGCCGGATAACGGATGGGTTCGTCAGATCCATTCATGCAAAGTCTCGGATCCATTGCAGCCGCCGTGGGGACGCTCTTACAGACTCGTCGAATGGACCATGAAACACGCGCCGGAATCGAGCCGCCGTG includes:
- a CDS encoding DUF2866 domain-containing protein codes for the protein MVEDAVFEHLRAMPDNGWVRQIHSCKVSDPLQPPWGRSYRLVEWTMKHAPESSRRVVPAESTPLEIALAVVSHVPGRRFYQQADE
- a CDS encoding penicillin-binding protein 2; this translates as MAQKKKPPSVDLYSPVARNQLLAARLPMWRSRFIVLLVFSAFAALAGRAFWVQIVNQHFYVDQGQKRYQRTLELDAMRGRIVDRNGAMLAVSLVTYEIWASPRLLDEAAIPPLSKLLDLPLPELRRRLNGDRTLVLLKRQVDADTADHVSKLGLAGITRMADSKRFYPEGESAAHVVGFTDIEDNGQEGVELAANARLLGVPGQREVIRDRLGRVVSETRPLVPAQNGATIQLTIDRRIQQLAYAQLKDAVAKHHAEAGSVVVLDARNGEILALANYPSFDPNDRARLTGRQLRNRAVVDTFEPGSTIKPVVAALSIDEGKVRPQSIIDTAPGWYRIGPAVIHDTSNHGAMTVAEAVQKSSNVAFAKLALNLPAETIWTKYRQYGLGLRPELTFPGVASGKVRPYQRWRPIEQATMAYGYGLSTSLLQIAQAYTAYARDGTMHHVRLLHDDAGENIDTFTTYTDKPANTQVTTPSTARAIRSMLEMATGVGGTGRAAAVEGYRVGGKTGTARKQVGATYAKNRYRALFVGMAPMSDPRLIVAVMIDDPAGQAYYGGTVAGPVFSGVTGGALQLLGVPPDA